Proteins from one Mercurialis annua linkage group LG7, ddMerAnnu1.2, whole genome shotgun sequence genomic window:
- the LOC126657142 gene encoding uncharacterized protein LOC126657142, translating into MGTPSDKSWMTSYRFSSCYIQGVKNFLNVAKDFTDSNGRVRCPCKNCINIYLKPLQEVKMDLYQYGISENYTNWVHHGETSQPRDSLDGSINSDNELEDSGNDVSEMLDDMCNATFMDTDMEDKLPNQDNNMLEGEVAKFAKLWNDSHCELYPGSQKYSKLSFLLKMINIKALTNSSNKSFFSNLELFKDALPRGETLPSSSYEVKKLMRDLGLGYVTIDACVNDCVLFWKENENLDTCPTCKAPRWKLGFGKRKKVAQKILRHFPLVPRLQRLFMSKDIGENMRWHKEKRVDDDTIRHPADATEWKDFDQKYAWFGKDARNVRLGLASDGFNPFGNMSTSYSMWPVIVTPYNLPPWKCMKENFLMLSLLIPGKESRGNNIDVYLRPLIDELKELWETGVTTYDAYSGKNFQLHAALLWTINDFPAYGMLSGWSTKGKLACPVCNKWTCSLTLKNGVKQCYMGHRRYLHAQHSWRKSRKFDGKPEHGSKPEELSGDEVLRQLDLLPKSLVFGKTPNQKKRARGPEELNWTKRSIFFELPYWKTLKLRHNLDVMHIEKNICENILGTLMNIDGKSKDNIKARMDLEAMGIRKELHLQQKGNKFFMPLACYTLPKPERRKFCEWLQSIRLPDGYASNLSRCVSVQDCKVMGMKSHDYHIFLQRLLPASICGSLRSEVYTALSELSSFFKELCSKTLKRSTVKKLQSDIILIICKLEMIYPPSFFVVMMHLAIHLPREVELGGPVHYRWMYFIERFLRTLKNYVRNLARPEGSIAEAYITKECLNFCSLYFHGVETIYNRVERNNFPVQIGVENGFSIFSNNARPLGATEYKTLSHSDFEKLQWYVLNNCEDVDEYLKIHIEELQKESVIDVQKRHQAGFASWFKECVGRLRATGLVAATDHIYALGLGPDIRIARYSGIIVNGVRFHTVERDNFRRTQNNGVSVTGEHKSKEIEFYGVLTDIIDLQYVNGNHVFLFKCDWWDVGDKNGIKTDGNLVSVNVSRKWYTGDSFVLSSQVQQVFYVSDMKNGGHWKIVQKSFHRNIFDVPEKEKVCNEDSILNDEPYQQYEADNSHEVDQNGGENLELLHPIDVLPDEVDVGQMFQGQNSNPIYSSDEEDDTTINYDDADTDVLEDSNDSDNEDEDDD; encoded by the exons atgg GGACGCCATCAGACAAAAGTTGGATGACGTCGTACCGATTTAGTTCATGTTATATTCAAGGGGTCAAAAATTTTCTGAATGTTGCAAAAGACTTTACTGATTCAAATGGAAGAGTTCGGTGTCCATGCAAGAActgcatcaatatttatttgaagccaTTGCAAGAAGTAAAAATGGATCTATATCAATATGGAATTAGTGAAAACTACACAAACTGGGTGCACCATGGTGAGACTTCTCAACCTCGTGATAGTTTAGATGGCTCTATTAATTCGGACAATGAATTGGAGGatagtggaaatgatgtttCAGAAATGTTAGATGATATGTGTAATGCAACTTTTATGGACACCGACATGGAAGACAAACTTCCCAATCAAGATAATAACATGCTAGAAGGAGAAGTAGCAAAATTTGCTAAATTGTGGAATGATTCTCATTGTGAACTATATCCTGgaagtcaaaaatattcaaagctctcttttcttcttaagatgattaatatcaaagcactcacaaattctagtaataagtcatttttttcgAATTTGGAGTTGTTCAAGGATGCACTCCCGAGAGGAGAAACCCTTCCAAGCTCAAGTTATGAGGTTAAAAAATTGATGCGTGATTTAGGACTCGGTTACGTAACTATTGATGCTTGTGTAAATGATTGTGTGCTATTTtggaaggaaaatgaaaatcttgacacgtgTCCAACTTGTAAGGCCCCTAGATGGAAATTAGGTTTCGGAAAACGCAAGAAGGTTGCTCAAAAAATTCTTAGACACTTCCCTTTAGTACCTAGACTTCAGAGGTTATTTATGTCTAAAGATATTGGTGAAAATATGAGGTGGCATAAGGAGAAACGTGTAGATGATGATACGATTAGACATCCAGCTGATGCTACGGAATGGAAAGATTTTGACCAGAAATATGCTTGGTTTGGCAAAGATGCTCGTAACGTGCGACTTGGGCTTGCTAGTGATGGATTTAACCCTTTTGGAAATATGAGCACGAGTTATAGCATGTGGCCGGTGATTGTGACGCCATATAACTTACCACCATGGAAATGCATGAAGGagaattttttgatgttatctttgcTTATTCCTGGTAAAGAATCTCGCGGAAATAATATCGATGTATATTTAAGGCCATTAATTGATGAGTTAAAAGAGTTATGGGAGACCGGTGTGACAACATATGATGCATATAGCggtaagaattttcaattacatgctgcattattatggacaataaatgactttccagcatatggaatgttatctggatggagcacaaaaggaaaattggcatgtcctgtgtgtaataagtggacgtgttcgctaacattaaaaaatggaGTGAAGCAATGTTACATGGGTCATCGGAGATATTTACATGCCCAACATTCTTGGAGAAAAAGCAGAAAATTTGATGGCAAACCAGAGCACGGGTCAAAGCCTGAAGAGTTGTCAGGAGATGAAGTTCTAAGGCAATTAGATTTGCTTCCAAAAAGCCTTGTTTTTGGGAAGACACCTAACCAAAAAAAGCGTGCACGTGGTCCTGAAGAGCTCAATTGGACAAAGAGAAGTATATTCTTTGAATTGCCTTActggaaaacattaaaattacgtcataatttagatgtaatgcatattgagaagaatatatgtgaaaatatattgggtacgttgatgaatattgatggaaaatctaaggataacattaaggctcgaatggatttagaagcaatgggtataagaaaagagttacatttacagcaaaagggaaataaattttttatgccaCTTGCTTGTTATACATTACCGAAGCCTGAAAGGAGAAAGTTTTGCGAATGGTTGCAGTCAATCCGGTTGCCAGACGGATATGCTTCCAATCTTTCTCGATGTGTAAGTGTTCAGGACTGCAAAGTTATGGGGATGAAAAGCCATGATTATCATATATTCTTGCAACGGTTACTTCCAGCATCAATTTGTGGGTCTTTGCGTAGTGAGGTTTACACTGCATTATCAGAGTTGAGCTCTTTCTTTAAGGAGCTTTGTTCGAAGACTTTAAAAAGATCTACAGTTAAAAAGTTGCAGAGCGatatcattttgataatatgtaaacttgagatgatatatcctccatcttttttcgtggtaatgatgcatttggcaattcatctgccacgtgaagtagaattaggaggccctgttcactataggtggatgtactttattgagag gttcttacgtactttgaaaaattatgtacGTAACTTAGCTCGACCGGAGGGTTCAATTGCTGAAGCGTATATCACTAAAgaatgtttgaacttttgttcaCTGTATTTTCATGGTGTTGAGACAATATATAATCGCGttgagagaaataattttcctgtgcaaataggagtggaaaatggattttccatattttcaaacaatgcAAGACCTTTAGGAGCTACAGAATATAAAACGTTATCCCattctgattttgaaaaattgcagtggtatgtgcttaacaattgtgaggatgttgatgaatatcttaa GATTCACATTGAGGAATTACAAAAGGAAAGTGTTATAGATGTGCAAAAAAGACACCAGGCAGGATTTGCCAGTTGGTTCAAGGAGTGT gTTGGACGCTTACGTGCTACTGGTTTGGTTGCAGCAACAGATCATATATATGCGTTGGGATTAGGTCCTGATATACGAATTGCTAGGTACAGTGGGATAATTGTCAATGGAGTTAGGTTTCACACAGTTGAGCGTGATAATTTTCGTCGGACTCAAAATAATGGAGTTTCAGTTACGGGAGAGCATAAGTCGAAAGAAATCGAGTTTTATGGTGTGCTAACAGATATCATTGACCTCCAATATGTTAATGGGAATCATGTTTTCTTGTTTAAATGTGATTGGTGGGATGTTGgcgataaaaatggaattaaaacagatggcaacttagtttctgttaatgtgagccgtaaatggtatacaggtgattctttcgtgttgagttctcaagtacaacaggttttttatgtcagcgatatgaaaaatggaggtcattggaaaattgtgcaaaaatcatttcacaggaatatatttgatgtgccagaaaaggaaaaagtgtgcaatgaagattcaatattgAATGATGAGCCCTATCAGCAATACGAGGCAGATAATAGTCATGAAGTCGATCAAAATGGTGGTGAAAATTTGGAACTCTTGCATCCTATAGATGtattaccggatgaagttgatgTTGGTCAAATGTTTCAAGGTCAAAACTCAAACCCGATTTATTCTAGCGATGAGGAGGATGATACTACGATCAATTATGATGATGCCGACACTGATGTACTAGAAGACTCAAATGACAGTGACAATGAAGACGAAGACGATGATTAG